One window of Rhodopirellula bahusiensis genomic DNA carries:
- a CDS encoding Maf family protein, with amino-acid sequence MNDLPRAELPGSRSPNPESLILASGSPRRAQLLSAAGYEFSIQPASDSAECGICSRETAPEMVARLAYRKAADVVARIDQGLVLAADTVASCVGSILGKPHNRDHAEEMLRLLSGREHDVYTGVCLWSRRNETFQVDVVRTRLRMSELTEEQLSEHLDSLRWEGKAGAFGFQDGNDWLTIIGNDSESNVVGLPMERLAELLENFERKAEKITTPTIDSIESSDSSCS; translated from the coding sequence ATGAACGATCTTCCACGGGCCGAATTGCCGGGCTCGCGATCACCCAATCCGGAATCATTGATCCTGGCCAGCGGGTCCCCGCGACGAGCGCAATTGCTCTCAGCGGCAGGCTACGAATTTTCAATTCAACCGGCTTCCGATTCCGCCGAGTGTGGGATCTGTAGCCGAGAGACCGCCCCCGAAATGGTGGCAAGGCTGGCATACCGAAAAGCCGCCGACGTGGTCGCCCGCATCGATCAAGGATTGGTGCTGGCCGCCGACACGGTCGCCTCCTGTGTGGGAAGCATTTTGGGCAAACCCCACAATCGCGATCACGCCGAAGAAATGCTGCGTTTACTCAGCGGACGCGAACACGATGTCTACACCGGCGTCTGCTTGTGGTCTCGAAGAAACGAGACGTTCCAGGTTGATGTCGTTCGCACTCGACTGCGGATGTCGGAACTGACCGAAGAGCAATTGTCCGAACACCTGGATAGTTTGCGATGGGAAGGCAAGGCAGGAGCTTTCGGTTTCCAAGACGGAAACGATTGGTTGACGATCATTGGAAACGATAGTGAAAGCAACGTTGTCGGATTGCCGATGGAACGACTGGCGGAATTGCTGGAAAACTTTGAGCGAAAAGCCGAAAAGATAACCACCCCGACGATTGATTCGATTGAATCATCCGATTCAAGCTGCTCTTAG